One Argentina anserina chromosome 6, drPotAnse1.1, whole genome shotgun sequence genomic window, GCTGGAGAAAATGAGTACTGTAGTTGTGTAGTGAGAACATGCCTGATTGATCACATTATAGTTCCCATGCTCTCTGCagcataattggtttattaGGGACTCCATCAAtctgatatgtatatatcattGCAGATTTGAAGCTCCAGGCAATTCCCACTAGGTGTTAAACTTTTATGAGGCCCCCTTCTGTTTATTTCCAAGTAGAAATGCATCATTATGCATGTCTCAAGTTGTACATTTATACCTTCACTTGATGTTTCGGCAGTCCGGCAAGCCTTTGAAACGCATTTTCCAGCGACCACAATCTTTGTATACAAACTTTCTTCTCAAGGTCCGGCTTGATAGGGCCGTCTATTATATTTGGAGGCCCAATGTGAATTTTTTTAGGCCCTACGTTCGTTATGTAATTTTATCGAGTGcttcaaaaaaattaatagagaaagtaaaatatatattatgacaagatgatgatgagagaAAATGAATAGTGGCCACAAAATAGCAAAACTAGCTAGACTGACcacatattaaaaaaaatggcaCATAAGAAAGGAATAAGAGACATCACAATTGAAAATGTGAACTGTAAGAGTTGAACCCCTTTCCTCAAGAAGCTcaaaaaacataaatatttaGTTTGCCAACTGAACAAGACAATAATTTGTGCTTAAatagaaatgacaaaaaaatatattaatttcTATATGATATAAAAACCATCCGAGGCCTCCCGAAAGTTTGAGGTCTTATGCCGTCGCACACACCCATGGGCCGCCCCTGCGGCAGGAGTTACTTGTACTAGAACACAGATACTACAGCAACACtgcatgatgaattaatacaaaaaccagaaaaaaaaggaattatTCAGAGATCTCCTTTATGAATTGGATCAAGGCCTGGAAAATGAGTTAGGGCCGGCCTTGGGCCTAGTGAACTAAGCTTGGGCTAATGGTCAAAACTCATAaactattattttttaaaaaaatattaaaaaagaaTTTCAGCAAGTAAATATATGGCGGTCGGCTTAAATTGAAGTTTACTTCTttcgaaagaaaaaataattactGGAAGGCATTTGGTCTGAGACGAGGTCGGAGGTCTTCATTTATAAGTGAGAGATTATGAGTTGATTGAGATTATGAGCTGACTAACCAAAGACTAGCTTTGGTTTAATTACCCGTGCCGTTTGTATCTGAGTGGCCCGTGATGTTTGTATCTGAGTGGCAATCATTCCAAGTGTGGTACTAAAATCAAATGGAACCAGCATGCATCATGCTAATTTGGCCTATTTTTCTTGCTGATCAACAGTGGTGTTTTCCTTGGCAGGAGTAGTGGTGCTTTCCTTCGTAGGAGCCGCAGTGGTGTTTTCGTTGGAATGAGTAGTGGCGATTTCTTGAGGAGCattgttgttttcttttgaagtagtggtgttttcggtggCATGAACAGTAGCGGTTTCTTGGGAAGGAGCTGTTCTTACTTCCTTAGCAGGAGCAGTGGTGATTTCTTTAGGAGAACCAGTGGTGATCTCCTTAACAGCAGCAGTGATGTTTTCTTGGGCCAGAGCAGTGGTTTGTTCTTTTGAAGCACTGCTGATTTCCTTAGCAGGAGCAGTGGTATTTTCTTTGGAAGGAGTAGCAGTGGTTGTTTCCTTACCAGGGGAAATGGTGTTTACAGAGGGGGCAGTGTTATTTTCTTGGCGCAAAGCAATGGTGTTTTCTGTGGAAGGAGGAACTATGGTGATTTCCTTAGCAGGATCAGTGGTGATATCTAAGGAAGGAGCAGTGGTGTTTTCATTGGCAGAAGCACTGGTAGTTTCTTTGGCAGGAGGGGTGTTTACTGATTTTTCAAGTTCATCAAACACCCAGTCAGTAATCTCTTCATGATCTATTGAGTTTTCTCTGCTATCGGAATCAAGTCCTCGATATAATCTAGCCAATTCTACCTTTGAGTCTGATTTTCCCTCCTGCTTATCTGAGGAAGACTCGGATACTTCATCCTGTTTAGAGTGTgaagacttggttgccgaaggtGGATCTAGTTTCACTGATTCTTCTTTTTGATCTAGTTTCCTCTCCTTCTTAAACAACTTCAATGATCCGTCTCGTCTGAAAAATGGAGCCCTGATTCCCAATGGTGAGGTAGACGTGGGAGTTGTACCTATAAACGGCCCATCAGTAGGTGGTGTGTCTGGTTTTTGCGGTGAAGCTTCAATTACCAATACAGGTCTTTCAATGGATTCAAATTCATCTTTTATGCTCTTGAGGTCATCAAAGAGCTCTTTGACTTTCTGTCCATCTTTCCTGCATGTGTCCATGTAAGGTAGTGATGttcatgtaaaaaaaaaaaactatagcAAATAGAGAGATGGTCATGTTATAAACTATGCAGATAGAGAGATGATGGCAGATAGCACATAGAATACCTGTAAATGCCTTCATGTTGAACATAAAATTGCCTTTTCATGGTGTCGACTACACTCAAGGTGGTCAATAACTGACAAAGACATGAAGAAGAGGTTGAGGATTTGATCCTTATTCaccaagaaaaacaaagggAACAAAAGCTTTAAATAGAAACATTGAAGAAAAACAAGGTTATGCAGACTTGCATATAgaggaaattaattaaaatctaTTGAGTCTATGACACAATAAATACCAaagacaatatatatatatatatataatggaaAACAAGGGGAAGAAGACTTGAGCACACCTTGGCTTCCACATCCAGATATTCCTCTTCAATATGTCTCCTTGGATTATTTTTGTTTGAactttcatcatctttacCAATTGTTATATTTGAACTGgtgtaaataaaaaattagcgGGCTCATATAACTGTTTAACAAAAAATGAGTaaataaattaagaaaagTACCCTTCACTTAAACTCAATCTCTCCACAAGATTCCTAATGCAGGTGATGGATGAATGCAAGCTTTCCTAATTGTATCAGGTACACCAATCGGAAAGTCAAAATGAGATCATAGTAATAGTTACCAAGTATATGAGACAATGCTGCGGAGAAACTCGTATTACCTTATAAGTAGAGAGAAGATGGATTACCAAATTCACAAAATAGGCTCCATATTTCTCCAGTTCCGCACTAGAACAAGTAcataaccaaatattgtttaatCAGTAAATACAATATGGTTAGACACAGAAGACaaatttgattatatatatacatattaagTTCTAAATTTTGAGGATACATGTATCCAAAGTAAAAGATTGGCATTATAGTAATTTGCCGATCAGTGTATATCAGACTACATACTTGACCTGCTTCTCCTTTTTCTCTGTGTGCGTTGCCTGAAGAACCCAGGTATCTTCCAGAAAACAAATCCAAGTATTGACAACATCAACTTCTGCTCTACATGAATCAATGGATCGTGAAAGTTCATCTTCCTGTGTTTAAAAAACGGAAACAGAACTCAAAGAATCTGTCGCCAGCAATAACAGCAGTAGAAAACATTCTTCACCAATATTTCACACCTTGAGAACATAAAAATCAAGTACTGTAATACCTTTGATTTTAAGTGTACGATAAGCTGATTACTTGCTTCATCAAAttgttctctttcttctctcgcATTGTGCAGGCGTCCACGAAGAGCATTCAATGAGATAATGACCTACAGAATGTAGAGCAGTTAcagaaaaagaagaggaaaaaacaaaacagaactCATTTGCGGTCTACAGAATTGACATGAGTAACAATTTCTAATACCTCTATTTATATTCACAAGACACCCAAAAATCAACGACATACGCATACACACATCAATGCACTAGAGTTTCTTAAAGAGGTCACCGCAAAGGGATTTTCCATTTATCAAAATAATTTACACAGAAGATAGAGAACATGTAAAGATTATGTATTAAGGGATCATCAATATGAAATTCACATATTACAGTTAGTAGAAGACTAGATCTTAAGCTAAACtccattaaattaaattaattggAAATTACTGTGACTCCAATGTACATATAACATACAAGGAGTGACTTTAAGGAATCGAGAAGGAACCTTCTTTAGTGCTTCTTGGAGTTCTTCTCTTTGCTTTTCCATTTGTGCAATCTCTGCCACTAAATCCTGAAAAATGCCAATATACCATAATTTCTGTACCGCAGCAGCATAAAGGATAACAGCCACACAATGGCACTAAGTGGTAAAGAAAATGGGATATAATCATCTTCAACTTAGAAATTCAAGTATCAAGCCTTTAAAGTATTATTTCTGATAAATTATGGCCTTGTAACATAATCTTGATACCATGTCCATGTTAGGAATCTATGGATTTATTGAATTGAAAAGCAAAACAGTAAAGAAAAGAGCATGCAAAAAGACTACATTTTGTATTTCTTGGTTAATAGAGAACAACATAACACCCTATATTAAATGACCTAAACACCCTTATATGGTTGACATTGTGTGCATTAGcactggggggggggggcgaaTCCCCCATACATCATGAGATGGAACTGCACTGTGCAGTATTTACTTATGCATCAACAGATTGACACATGCCACCAACAATTAgattaatcatcaaaagtagGATGAAACATGAAGAAGAATTGAATACGCCAAAGAGTAAAGCGAGTTGTATCACTTTAGAATTTTAATTTACAGATATAAAACAATCATGAGGTGaaactttttatttaaattccGGCATACCTTTTCAAGTTGGGTTACTTCATTAGCTTTAGCTACACGAAAATTAAGAGCTTCTTCTTTCTGATATCTGCTTGAAGTATTGAAGAATAGAATAAAATGAACTTTAATAGAGACAAACAAAATCCAGACTAAGAAAATCAGTATGCCAAAACTAATCCAATAAATTATTGAAGATGCACATCGTAGGAAGTACACTATCTCTATCCCTTTATAATACAACCAATCCTGAACTAGCCTACAAATTTATGAATGTAACTGATAATGTACTTAACAACCATACTTGATAGCAGAACCTTAAAAAATCAATCTTCCCTTAAAACTTCATCTAAAATTATGCACACTGTCTTCTCAAATaaagaaagtaaaaaaaatatagatgCTGACTCATTTGAACTTAATGCTCTTACCAAAGCAGAAAAGAAATTCTAATACTCTTGGACACACATTTATCTTCTCAGTGACTTGGAAATCTATGAGCATAAACTAGAGCACATAAATTGTccaaaagaggaaaaagaaCTAGATCACATACAAATTGGCAAATCAATATGTTTTAAAAGACCGTTTCAGACCTGTGGTCCAAAATGCGCTTTTCTGCCTGTGAGGTGGAATTAGCAAGAGATTCTGATAATACCTTCAATTTTTCCACCTGCGTTTTAATAAAAGAGAGATGATTAGTAATGTGGAAAAGGAAGATTGTTCATCATTAACTAAGAACATGCAGTACTCCTCGAAGGAATCACTCAGTTTCcagataaataaataaactatGCCGTTTAAATCAACTTTTTACAAgtttaatttcaattttgtagCTTTCTATTCAGCACTATATTTATCCATGCAACCAAGAAAGGCTTGTTCTAAGCCCTTTTACAGTACTCCTCGAAGGAATCACTCAGTTTCcagataaataaataaactatGATGTTTAAATCAACTTTTTACTAgtttaatttcaattttgtagCTTTCTATTCAGCACTATATTCCTCCATGCAACCAAGAAAGGCTTGGTCTAAGCCCTTTTACTAGAGATCTGCTATGACATCAATTTAATACCTTTTCAGTGTGCAGCTCAGGTGAGTCCCCATTGCTCAAAGATTTCTGCTTTAGTAGCAGAGACTCCAACCGTGAACATAGTTGAATTTCTACGAGAGCTGCTTTTAAATTCTGCAAGGGAAGTAAGGCTTTCAATTTTTATGAGTTGTATACTATTACAGTATTATGTATCACAAAGGCtttgaaaattaagaaataattTCATTACAACACAAGTGTAGCTACAAGTATCACTAACGGTCAGATTTAGTTGCAGAAGCATGCAGGAAGTTTGGTACAACTAAAATATCTGACCCGAAATGTTTTTGCTTTCCCTAAAATTTGACCAAGACCATGCATGAGAAAACTAATTTAACGTGCTCCAGAACTTATAGAAGGACCAACAGAAGTGCTTAGTTGTGGAtaacataataaaatatagCAAGTGAAAATGTATGTTGTGCTTTTTAATGTGATAAACAGAAGCACCAAGTATTAAATGGTTATTAAATACAATAAAGAGGCATTAATAAAAACGAAAGACAATTTTGAACAAGCATGTATGCATAAAAGGCGAGTGCCTTGCtgaaaagaaaatacatatggATACATGTATAAAATTTTTGTGAAATTTGTGCAGTACGGATTTGTTTCTAATGAGGTAGATGTGCGTTGGCCTATGCATACAGATCAAGTGTACCTCTACTGTTGCACCTTTCTCTGCCTC contains:
- the LOC126796796 gene encoding uncharacterized protein LOC126796796 produces the protein MSWLRNAVNLAVEAGPARTLTRTVRNYADTVVLHAGNAVAGGARLILPDRIGPRNLQSFKQTVKRLEEVSVSCRGIERVQLLRRWLVALKEIERLTAICNEDKNSDDHLISDENSDSPKKPTLVYYVDGDMGDEPKTFRDVFLHSQALEGITLSMILEEPIEEEVSLLLEIYGLCLTGGREVHGVVMSSVQNLAKALSSYQDEVLIKREELLQLAQNAISGLKINADLTRIDAEACSIREELDKLMALQQPLSERSNNSSEAEKGATVENLKAALVEIQLCSRLESLLLKQKSLSNGDSPELHTEKVEKLKVLSESLANSTSQAEKRILDHRYQKEEALNFRVAKANEVTQLEKDLVAEIAQMEKQREELQEALKKVIISLNALRGRLHNAREEREQFDEASNQLIVHLKSKEDELSRSIDSCRAEVDVVNTWICFLEDTWVLQATHTEKKEKQVNAELEKYGAYFVNLVIHLLSTYKESLHSSITCIRNLVERLSLSEGSNITIGKDDESSNKNNPRRHIEEEYLDVEAKLLTTLSVVDTMKRQFYVQHEGIYRKDGQKVKELFDDLKSIKDEFESIERPVLVIEASPQKPDTPPTDGPFIGTTPTSTSPLGIRAPFFRRDGSLKLFKKERKLDQKEESVKLDPPSATKSSHSKQDEVSESSSDKQEGKSDSKVELARLYRGLDSDSRENSIDHEEITDWVFDELEKSVNTPPAKETTSASANENTTAPSLDITTDPAKEITIVPPSTENTIALRQENNTAPSVNTISPGKETTTATPSKENTTAPAKEISSASKEQTTALAQENITAAVKEITTGSPKEITTAPAKEVRTAPSQETATVHATENTTTSKENNNAPQEIATTHSNENTTAAPTKESTTTPAKENTTVDQQEK